The Trichoderma breve strain T069 chromosome 2, whole genome shotgun sequence DNA segment AGGTTACATCTCGCATGAGCCAAGCACCAAAAACTCAACTATGGACTCTTGAGACTGCAGTACCTCCCGGAGAAAACGATTTATCTTCGTACACTGATGTTGAGCTGGGAACACCTTGGGGTTCTTTTCTTAGGTTAGTAGTGACAAGTCTTTTCTTCGAACTATTTCCTCACCATTTGGCAATGATATAGCAGTGCCTAACCCGGAGTTTTAGGTGGTTTGCTATTGTTCGACTTTGGTCTCCTTGGTTAGCACCACGCCATGGAAAGACACACTTCTCGCTTGATAAAGATGCAATACTGTTGGCTTTCCAGAGCCCAGAAGGCAGAAACATGGTTCTTCTCGCTGTCTCTGGTATAAATGATTTAGTGCCAGTTTTCCAACACACTCCCAGTGGCGCTGTCTCGGTAAATGTGCGAAACGACTCACTTACAGATGAGAAGGTTGTTATTCTCGTGTCCGAGGGAAACGACTTCGAAAGAGCCGTTGCTGCCGTGATGTACCACGCAAGGACCCTTGTTATGAGGGCACGGAGCACAAACCAAGCTCTGGAGACCGAATTAAAGACTCTTGCTGATGCAGTTCGGCCAGAGTGGCTCGAAAACTGGTATGATGGGCTTGGCTTCTGTTTGTTCATCCAATTCTTCCCTCCTTTTCGTACAACATAGGCTAATAGCTCTCAGGCACATGGAATGCACTTGGTCAAAGGCTCACTGAGGGAAAGATCCTTGACGCAATTGACAAACTGGAAAAGCACAACATAAACATCACGTCTCTGATAATTGATGACAACTGGCAGTCGATTGACTACCAAGGTCCTAGTCAGTTTCAATACGGATGGGTCGATTTTGAGGCCGAACCACAAGGCTTTCCAAACGGCCTCAAGGCAGCCATCACGAAAATCCGACAGAGAAGCCCAAATATCCAACACATTGCGGTTTGGCATGCATTGTTAGGATACTGGGGCGGTATCTCACCTGATGGGAAGCTCGCCAAGAAATACAAGACAGTTGAAGTGGTTCGCGAGGAAGCTAAACGACGCAATCTACCACTTGGCGGCAAGATGACGGTAATTGCCAAGGAAGACGTTCCCCAATTCTATGAAGACTTTTACAAATTTCTCTCcgatgctggtgttgatggcgTCAAAACAGACGCGCAGTTCATGGTTGACATGTGGCTCAGCGCTTCCGTCAGACGCGAGCTCATCAACACATATCTGGATACGTGGAATCTCACTTCTCTTCGCTACTTCAGTGTCAAGGCTATTTCATGCATGTCGCAGATCCCACAGGCGCTGTTCAATTCTCAGATGCTGCCAAATCGGCCTGCTTTGCTTGTTCGCAATTCGGATGACTTCTTCCCGCAAATTCCCTCGTCTCACCCTTGGCATGTGTGGACAAATGCCTACAACAGTATTTTTATGGAGTATTTGAACGTTCTTCCTGATTGGGATATGTTTCAAACGGTGCATGATTACTCTGGTTTTCACGCTGCCGCGAGATGTGTTAGTGGAGGGCCGATTTATATAACAGATGTACCTGGGGAGCACAACATTGACCTAATAAAGCAAATGACGGGTGTGACTCCCAAGGGGAAAACTGTCATCTTCCGACCAAGTGTTCTAGGAAAGTCCATTTATCCTTATATTGGCTATGATGACGATTTGCTCCTCAAGGTTGGCAGCTATCATGGTATGTGAGATATATCCAAACTGGCTGAATTTGTTTCACTAACTTCATGTAGGAGCATCGGAGACTGGCACATCCATGGTTGCCATATTCAACATCTCAGCACGCCCCCTCACCGAACTCATACCCCTTTCCTGCTTCCCAGGCACAGTCCCATCTCTGCATTATGTTGTACGAGCCCATGTATCAGGAAAGACATCGACGCCTATGAACATTGGGGACCCAACTTCGCTCATCGCCGGATCTCTAGATGTGCGAGGGTACGAGATTCTCACAGCGTTCCACGCTGTACCTCTGACAGGTCAGAAACACGGAGACATGTGGGTGGCGAATCTCGGGCTTATTAGCAAGATGACCGGAGGTGTGGCCATCGAGGCCAGCAGTGTTGCCCTGAAGGAGAACGGAAGAGTGTTGGTTGATGTCAAGTTGAAGGCTTTGGGAGTTTTCGGTAAGTGAAGCAAGGTACATCCAAGTTGGAGCGTAGTTTCTAACAGTGATTCCCCTTTAGGTGTTTATATCTCTGCATTACCCGGTCTGACCCTCAATGAAGACTTTGTCGTTATGCTTCAGGATCAGGCGGTTCCAGTAGAGACTGTGCGTGTCTCGCAAAACGATGAACATGTACTTGAAGTAGACATCGAGAAAGCTTGGGCGGATATGAAGCTGGAGCCTGGACTAAAGGACGAAGTCGAAGTCAAGGTCAGCTTTGCTAGTTGATATTGATGTAGCCTGAGTTGAAGCAGTATAATGAACAAAGTGATGCGCCTCTGATTTACGTGGTAGATAGACAATTATTCATCATGTTGCaaaaagtagttttttatGATCTACGCATACCTCGGGATGTCTGATCGTTTTAGTTGCAGGATCCTCCTGCTCTCaaaatacatgtagttacATAGCATTAACatctctcttccaactccGTACGCCATTATCCTCCACCAGAAACATAGCCCCCAAGATTAGGAATTATCCTCTATTTGCATCGCTTCTCAACAATGCCCGGCCCATTTTCCTCGTACTCCTTCTTGGATATCCACATTTGGTGGAAAGTACCCAGACTGGCCAGAATGCTGCCACCGATCCAGGCACCGAATCTACGCTCGCTCGACAAACCGGCCGCGTGAATCTTGATCTTCAATCCGGGATACATGGCCGTCAGCTCATTGTTGAGTCGGTCGTTGAAGCCGTTGATCAAGCTTGTGCTACCGGTAACGACAACATTGGCGAGAAGGTTGCCTCGAAGATCAACATCGATGGCGTTGAGAGCAGAGCGGATAAGCTCAGGGATGGTCTGAGCCTTGGTGAGACGCTCAGCCTCGGGAACGG contains these protein-coding regions:
- a CDS encoding raffinose synthase or seed imbibition protein sip1 domain-containing protein translates to MAPETYDFANDFKTLYIPKQKPEPAPVAENMKALIQSYPPLSQVTPVESSDGVSFTALLEIPKFRAEESWELSLWHSIDGEDWTDGEIPRIKSADAPQALHIDSEGVSRIYFATKLSFNKSLQFTIKFRPNVNDPWRWIRDEQGVEDGHIVLLPAPTESDNLTDLIYGLDPAWKVTSRMSQAPKTQLWTLETAVPPGENDLSSYTDVELGTPWGSFLRWFAIVRLWSPWLAPRHGKTHFSLDKDAILLAFQSPEGRNMVLLAVSGINDLVPVFQHTPSGAVSVNVRNDSLTDEKVVILVSEGNDFERAVAAVMYHARTLVMRARSTNQALETELKTLADAVRPEWLENWYDGLGFCTWNALGQRLTEGKILDAIDKLEKHNINITSLIIDDNWQSIDYQGPSQFQYGWVDFEAEPQGFPNGLKAAITKIRQRSPNIQHIAVWHALLGYWGGISPDGKLAKKYKTVEVVREEAKRRNLPLGGKMTVIAKEDVPQFYEDFYKFLSDAGVDGVKTDAQFMVDMWLSASVRRELINTYLDTWNLTSLRYFSVKAISCMSQIPQALFNSQMLPNRPALLVRNSDDFFPQIPSSHPWHVWTNAYNSIFMEYLNVLPDWDMFQTVHDYSGFHAAARCQMTGVTPKGKTVIFRPSVLGKSIYPYIGYDDDLLLKVGSYHGASETGTSMVAIFNISARPLTELIPLSCFPGTVPSLHYVVRAHVSGKTSTPMNIGDPTSLIAGSLDVRGYEILTAFHAVPLTGQKHGDMWVANLGLISKMTGGVAIEASSVALKENGRVLVDVKLKALGVFGVYISALPGLTLNEDFVVMLQDQAVPVETVRVSQNDEHVLEVDIEKAWADMKLEPGLKDEVEVKVSFAS